The window ATCCAGACGTGCATGGCCTCCGCGGGATTCTTCACGCCGCAGGCCACCTTCAATCAAAACTTCGGCCACGTCAATCATGAATCCCAACTCGAGAGCAAAAACCAGATCGGTGTTGTAGGCTTTGCTCTTATCTCGGACTGTAATATTCTTATAGCGCTCCTTCACCTGGCGAATCCGTTCCAGACCTTCCTTCATTTTTTCACCCGTTCGATACACAGGCATGTGTTTGTCAATGATGTCGCGAACCTCCGCGCGTAATCCGTAAACGGATTCTTTGCCATCCCGTTTCAAAAGATCATTAAAAATGCGATCCTTTTCTTTCCGAACCGCATCATCGGGTAATTTGGGAAAATCTTTTCCATCAATGTATTTTATGGCTTCATTTCCGGTGATATTGCCGTAAACCAGACATTCGGCCGTGGAATTGGTTCCCAGCCGATTGGCCCCGTGGAGGCTTTCACAACCAGCCTCACCTGCAGCCCAAACACCCTCAACGCCTGAAGCTTTGCCATCGATGTTGGTATCAATTCCACCCATCAAATAATGCCAAACGGGTCGAATGGGGATGGGCTGTTTTACCGGATCAACCCCCACAAATTTCATGGCCAATTCCCGGATAAAACCCAGTCGCTCATTGATCTTGTCGGCACCCAGATGAGTGAGGTCCAGATGAACATAATCCAATCCCCGGGGGCCCGGAAAACCCCGCCCCTCGTTGATCTCGGTAATGATGGAACGAGAAACAATATCCCGCGGCGCCAATTCCATCCGGCTGGCGGCATAGCGTTCCATAAACCGTTCGCCCTTATTGTTTCGCAAATACCCGCCTTCCCCCCGGCAAGCTTCCGTCATTAAGATTCCCGTTGGAATCAAGCCGGTCGGATGAAATTGCACAAATTCCATATCCTTTAATGGAATGCCCGCCCGATAGGCCATGGCGATCCCGTCGCCGGTTACCGTGTGGGAATAGGTTGTGAATCCGGAGACCCGGCCAATCCCACCGGAAGCAATAATCAGGGCTTTGCCCCGGAAGGTGTGAAATTCTCCGTTCGCCATATCGATGGCCGTCAATCCTTTGAAAACGCCATCTTCAATTATAATAGACGTAACAAACCACTCATCGTACCGGGTTGTATTGTTGTACTGCAGCAGGGTATCGTACAGGGTTTGCATTTCAAAAAAACCTGTTTTGTCTGCTGCAAATACGGCCCTCGGATACCCGTGTCCGCCAAATGCATGCTGATCAATTCTTCCGTCGGGCTTCCGACTCCAGGGAATTCCCCAGCGATCCAGACGGCGAATTTCGTCGGGCATCATTTTTACAAACCGATAGACCACATCCTGGTCGGCCAAAAAATCACTGCCTTTAATCGTATCCCAGGCGTGGAGATCAAAACTATCCCCTTCTTCCGGGCGTAAAACAGCCGCTGTTCCTCCCTCAGCGGCCACGGAGTGAGAACGCATGAGTTGAACCTTGGAAATAATTCCCACATCCACCTTGCCCTCTGTTTGAACGGCAATTTCCACTGCTGCTCTCAATCCGGCTATCCCAGAACCCAGGATTAACACATCGTGAGTAAACATTTCAGACATTTGATACCTCCATTTTGGGAGAACACCAATACATGAACCATAGGACTAAGAAATCATTTTTTATTCGATATTTTGCTCTCGGATCCACCGCTTTTAAATACGATGAGTCACCTCCCCCATTTTTTGCGGCTCATCAGGAAGCAACGCGGTACTTTTCAACCCCCTCTTTGTAGATATTTCCCCCATAGCAATCCTGAGCAACAATGACCGGTAAATTTTCCACCTCGAGCCTGCGGATCGCTTCAGCACCCAGATCTTCGTAAGCTACAATCTCTGCATGTTTTACACATTTGGCCAGCAGGGCGGCCGCTCCGCCGGTGGCGGCAAAATAGACGGCACAATGTTTTTTCATGGCCTCTACGACGCCCTCCCCCATTTCACCCTTTCCGATCATCCCCTTTAGGCCCTGTTCAATCAGGTAGGGTGCGTAGGGATTCATCCGATAGCTGGTGGTTGGACCCGCTGAACCAATCGGTTTTCCCGGGGGAGCGGGAGCCGGTCCAACATAGTAAATAATTTGTCCCTTTACGTCGATGGGCAATTCCTTTCCCTCATTAAGCAAATCGACTAAGCGCTTGTGAGCAGCATCACGGGCGGTGTAAATGGTTCCTGAAATGTAGACCGTGTCGCCCACACGCAGAGTTTTGACAACATCATCCGTCAGGGGAGTTACTATTTTTTTCTCGCTCATAGTGGTCACCGTCCCTTTCTGATTAAATCACAACGCTTTTATGACGTGCTGCATGACACTGAATATTTACGGCAATCGGTAAACTGGCAATGTGGCAGGGATGATATTCAATAAAAACACCCAGTGCGGTTACACGGCCGCCCAGGCCCATCGGGCCAATTCCCAATTTATTGATTTCACGCAGCAATTCTTTTTCCATCTCCGCATAATAGGGATCGGGATTAAATTGTCCAAGTTCCCGCAGAAGAGCTTTTTTGGCAATCAAAGCCGCTATTTCAAATGTGCCGCCAATTCCCACCCCCACAATAATGGGGGGACAAGGATTGCCTCCGGAGCGGCGGACCCGGTCGATAACAAAATTTTTCACACCTTCCGGACCATCAGCCGGTTTCAGCATTCGGACCTCAGACATATTTTCACTTCCACCCCCTTTTGGTGCTACGGTGATACTGACTTTGTCGCCGGGAACCAGTCTTAGATGAACCACGGCCGGTGTATTATCGCCGGTATTGACTCTGCGCAAAGGATCTTTAACGATAGATTTTCTTAAATAGCCTTCTGTATACCCTTGCCGCACGCCCTCATTAACGGCTTCTGTCAGGTCACCGCCAATCAGATGCACCTCCTGACCCAAATCGATAAAAACAACCGTAAAACCCGTATCCTGGCAGATGGCCATCTTTTCAGTCCGGGCAATTTCCTGATTCTCAACAATCTGGTTGAGAACACTTTTTCCCACAGGAGATTCTTCTTTTTTCAGAGCCTCTTTCAGCGCGTTTACCTGATCATCGCCCAAAAAATAATTGGCTTCCATACTTAAGCGCTTTACAGCCTGTGTAATCTCTCCGACGTCTAATTCACGCATTGTTCTATCCCGCCTTTCGATCATTGAAAGATACACATTTTCTGTGTAGATATCCTGAATTATCAACGGAAATTCCCTGCCAATGACAGGGAATTTCCACAATTTTTATCTTTTTAAAACGTCTGAATATGGGCTTGCAGAATCTTTACAAGGGCAGCTTATCGATATTCTCTTTTACATGGTCTGCAGAAACCTTCAGTGCGGCCAATTCTTCTTCGGTCAGCGGCAATTCGATAATTTCCACAATGCCTTTTCGTCCCAATTTCACGGGAACGCCGACAAACGTGTCCTGAATGCCAAATTGTCCGGTTAGCCAGGCTGAGCAAGGAAGAATACGATTGCTGTCTTTGGCAATGGCTTCAACCATTTGCGCAACGGCTGCGCCCGGAGCATAATACGCACTTCCTGTTTTGAGATAAGCAACAATTTCGCCGCCCCCGCCGCGTGTCCGCTTGATGATGGCATCCAATTTATCTTTTGGAATGAAGTGGCTGACAGGAATACCTGAAATGGTGGTAAAATGAGGAAGGGGAACCATATTGTCACCGTGACCGCCCAGAACCATGGCCTGAATATCTTTTACGGAAACATTGGCTTCCAAAGCAATAAAGGAGCGATAGCGTGCCGTGTCAAGAATACCCGCCATTCCAATGACGCGATGCGATTCAAAACCACTGACCTTCATGGCCGTGTAGGCCATCACATCCAATGGATTTGAAACAACAATGATGATCGTATTGGGAGAATTCTTAACGACCTCTTCCGTAACCGATTTAACAATATTAAAATTGGTCATCAATAAATCATCGCGGCTCATTCCGGGTTTTCTGGGTACTCCTGCTGTAATAACCACCACATCAGAGTCCTTTGTATCCTTGTAGTCGTTGGTCCCGATTAAACGCGAATCAAAACCCCGAATGGGAGCCGACTCCCAAAGGTCCAAACTTTTTCCTTGTGGAACACCCTCAATAATATCAATCAAAACAACTTCTTTGGCAATTTCCAGCTCGGCAACATTTCTGGCTACAGTAGCACCAACGTGCCCTGCGCCTACGACACTTATTTTCATTTTTGCCTCCTGATCTTAAATGGGTTTCTTTATTATTGCCTTGTAATTTTGAAATACCACAAATAAAATGCCCTTCACTGGGCGTTCTTAAAATACACACAAAGAGAACCAAACTAAGGAAGACGGTATGGATTCTCACATTCTTTCAAAAAATCATTCCCCCAAATAGGTGCTTTTTGGAGAGAGACAAACCATTTATTATCAAAGACGTTGTGAGATATACTACGGGTCATAAAAAAAGAGAAGATAAAAATCTTCTCTTTTTTTTATGGAACAATGCTGACATATTTTCGATTGTTCTTCCGTGTTTCAAATTTCACCACACCGTCCGCTGTGGCAAAGAGGGTATCATCTTTTCCCCTTCCAACGTTTTCACCGGGATGAAAATGTGTTCCACGCTGGCGAACAATAATACTTCCGGCTGAAACGCGCTGGCCGGAAAAACGTTTCACACCCAGGCGCTGTGCATTGCTGTCACGGCCGTTCCGGGAACTGCCTACCCCTTTTTTATGGGCCATCTTCCAAACACCTCCTTTTTTATAGGGCTATTTTTTCAATTTTTATTTCTGTAAAAAGCTGACGATGCCCGTTCTTCTTATTGTAGTTTTTTCTCGGAATCTTCTTAAAAACAATGATTTTCTTTTCGCGGCCATTTTTGACAACGGTTGCTTCCACGGACGCACCGTCCAAAACCGGTTTCCCTATCTTCGTTTCTTTTTCATCTGCCACTAAAAGAACGCGGTTAAAGGTAACCTTTTCTCCTTCATCCTTGCCAAGAAAGGGGACTTTTACCCGGGCATCTTCCTGTATTTTTACTTGTTTTCCTGCGATATCCACAACTGCATACATAAATTATGAACCTCCTTGCCATCTTTCTCATTTTATTGTAAATTAGTCACTTCAAAATATAAGAAACAGAATAGATTTTGTCAAGCCTTTATTGGGAAAATGGTCATTCCATCAAAAAATTGCACGACCTCACCGGCCAACCCAATGAAATGGGATCATGAATGATAACGCTGATAAATGTTCCTTGCAAAACTCCCGGCCAGCGCCATCCTTATTCGGCCCACCGAGCTCGTAAATTGTGCCCATTATTCTGGAATTCCGGTCATTTTTACGGACTTTCGAGCCGCCAATTAATCCCTTTGCCGGACTTATACCGCCTACTGACTCTGATTCTGGTTTTTTCCAATCAGTTCATCGGTAATATCTTCACCGGTCTTTTTTGAAATGATCCGAAATTGTCCGTAATGAAGCCCCTCGCTGCTTTCAACATCAATTGTAATCATGTATTTCAACATAAGTTTTCGGGATCGGTTCCACAAACCATTCACCAAATATTTTTTCATTTCGGGGTTGACGACCAAAGAAATTCTTCGCTCCTTGCGCTGGACCCGAAGCCGCCGAATGGCTTGCTCGATTTTTGCCGTTACCGTGGGGCTGGAAGGCACATACCCGACGCCGTCGCATACGGGACAGGGTTCCAGAAAATCGTAGAGCAGGCTGGGGCGGACGCGCTCCCGGGTCATCTCGATCAGGCCAAATTCACTCAACGGAGCCACGCTTGTTTTCGAGCGGTGTTTTCGAAGTTCCTTTTTCAGCTCGGTGTAGACCTTCATCTTGTTGCGCTCATCGTGCATATCAATGAAGTCAATCACGATAATCCCCCCCAGATCGCGCAGCCGCAATTGGTGGGCAATTTCCTTTACGGCCTCCAGATTGATTTTCAGGGAGCTGTCTTCATGTTCGCCACGGCTGACATATTTTCCGCTGTTTACATCGATGGCCACCAGAGCTTCCGTCTGGTCAACTACAATGTACCCGCCGCTTTTGAGCCAGACCTTTCGCGACAGGCTTTTGTCAATTTCCTTTTCAATATTAAACTCGTCAAAAATAGGTTTCATTCCTTTGTAAAGCTCTACCCGCGGCATCAGGTGAGGAGCCACATCTTTCAGATATCGGATCACCTCTCGATAAAGCTTGCGGGAATCGACAACCACCCGATTTACATCCTGTGTAAACAAATCGCGAATGACGGAGGACACCATGCCCATCTCTTTATAAACCAGAGTGGGTGCTTTTTCCTTTTTGGCCTTTTTCTCGATTTTCTCCCAGGTCCGCAAAAGATTGTCTAAATCCGCTTTCAGAACAGCCTCGTCTTTTTCGGCGGCAGCGGTTCGAATAATCAAACCAAAACCCTCCGGGCGGATTTTGTAGGCAATTCTTTTCAGCCGTTTTCTTTCCCGAAAGTTTTCGATTTTTCGGGACACCCCCACATGATCATAACCGGGAACCAGCACCATAAACCGGCCGGGAATGGATACTTCAGATGTAACCCGCGCCCCTTTTGTGCTGATCGGTTCTTTCGCTATCTGAACCAGAATTTCCTGGCCGGTAACCAGGGGAACCCCCTTGCGGGCCTTCTCCTTTTCCATTGCCTTCCAATAGGCCTCGTCGTCGTCGTCCGAGAGAATGGGCCCGTAACTGTCGAAAAATTCCCCAATATCTGAAAAACGCAAAAACGCATTCTGATCGTGACCGATGTCCACAAATGCCGCCCCCATTCCCTTGATCACATTCTCCACAACCCCCTTGTAAATATCGCCTACCATTCGTTCCTGTTCGGGACGTTCGACAAAAAGCTCCACAAGCTGACCGTCTTCCAGAATAGCAACCCGTGTTCCTGCAATTGTCGTATTAATAATAATTTCTTTCTGCATATTACACTCGTTTTCCCTCTAAGTAGTGACCGATCACCACGAAAAATGGTGACCGCTCATGTTATAAATTCTGGTTTAAAAGCGTCTCTCTTCACAATCCTTTTTCCAAAGAACCACTGCCCAAATGCGCTCACACCTCCATCGGAGTCAATCGTTCTCCATTCCGAACGGCCCAGACACCCGTCCGCAGAACGGTCGATTCCAAAAATAACTCGGGCTGATCCGGAAACAGGACGGAAAAAATCTCCTGCAATTTTACGGTTTGCCCGCTGA is drawn from Calditrichota bacterium and contains these coding sequences:
- a CDS encoding succinate dehydrogenase/fumarate reductase flavoprotein subunit — protein: MSEMFTHDVLILGSGIAGLRAAVEIAVQTEGKVDVGIISKVQLMRSHSVAAEGGTAAVLRPEEGDSFDLHAWDTIKGSDFLADQDVVYRFVKMMPDEIRRLDRWGIPWSRKPDGRIDQHAFGGHGYPRAVFAADKTGFFEMQTLYDTLLQYNNTTRYDEWFVTSIIIEDGVFKGLTAIDMANGEFHTFRGKALIIASGGIGRVSGFTTYSHTVTGDGIAMAYRAGIPLKDMEFVQFHPTGLIPTGILMTEACRGEGGYLRNNKGERFMERYAASRMELAPRDIVSRSIITEINEGRGFPGPRGLDYVHLDLTHLGADKINERLGFIRELAMKFVGVDPVKQPIPIRPVWHYLMGGIDTNIDGKASGVEGVWAAGEAGCESLHGANRLGTNSTAECLVYGNITGNEAIKYIDGKDFPKLPDDAVRKEKDRIFNDLLKRDGKESVYGLRAEVRDIIDKHMPVYRTGEKMKEGLERIRQVKERYKNITVRDKSKAYNTDLVFALELGFMIDVAEVLIEGGLRREESRGGHARLDFPKRDDDKWLKHTIAKYTPDGPTFDYSPVAITTWKPVERKY
- a CDS encoding Fe-S-containing hydro-lyase, yielding MSEKKIVTPLTDDVVKTLRVGDTVYISGTIYTARDAAHKRLVDLLNEGKELPIDVKGQIIYYVGPAPAPPGKPIGSAGPTTSYRMNPYAPYLIEQGLKGMIGKGEMGEGVVEAMKKHCAVYFAATGGAAALLAKCVKHAEIVAYEDLGAEAIRRLEVENLPVIVAQDCYGGNIYKEGVEKYRVAS
- a CDS encoding fumarate hydratase; this encodes MRELDVGEITQAVKRLSMEANYFLGDDQVNALKEALKKEESPVGKSVLNQIVENQEIARTEKMAICQDTGFTVVFIDLGQEVHLIGGDLTEAVNEGVRQGYTEGYLRKSIVKDPLRRVNTGDNTPAVVHLRLVPGDKVSITVAPKGGGSENMSEVRMLKPADGPEGVKNFVIDRVRRSGGNPCPPIIVGVGIGGTFEIAALIAKKALLRELGQFNPDPYYAEMEKELLREINKLGIGPMGLGGRVTALGVFIEYHPCHIASLPIAVNIQCHAARHKSVVI
- the mdh gene encoding malate dehydrogenase; protein product: MKISVVGAGHVGATVARNVAELEIAKEVVLIDIIEGVPQGKSLDLWESAPIRGFDSRLIGTNDYKDTKDSDVVVITAGVPRKPGMSRDDLLMTNFNIVKSVTEEVVKNSPNTIIIVVSNPLDVMAYTAMKVSGFESHRVIGMAGILDTARYRSFIALEANVSVKDIQAMVLGGHGDNMVPLPHFTTISGIPVSHFIPKDKLDAIIKRTRGGGGEIVAYLKTGSAYYAPGAAVAQMVEAIAKDSNRILPCSAWLTGQFGIQDTFVGVPVKLGRKGIVEIIELPLTEEELAALKVSADHVKENIDKLPL
- the rpmA gene encoding 50S ribosomal protein L27, yielding MAHKKGVGSSRNGRDSNAQRLGVKRFSGQRVSAGSIIVRQRGTHFHPGENVGRGKDDTLFATADGVVKFETRKNNRKYVSIVP
- the rplU gene encoding 50S ribosomal protein L21; the encoded protein is MYAVVDIAGKQVKIQEDARVKVPFLGKDEGEKVTFNRVLLVADEKETKIGKPVLDGASVEATVVKNGREKKIIVFKKIPRKNYNKKNGHRQLFTEIKIEKIAL
- a CDS encoding Rne/Rng family ribonuclease, which translates into the protein MQKEIIINTTIAGTRVAILEDGQLVELFVERPEQERMVGDIYKGVVENVIKGMGAAFVDIGHDQNAFLRFSDIGEFFDSYGPILSDDDDEAYWKAMEKEKARKGVPLVTGQEILVQIAKEPISTKGARVTSEVSIPGRFMVLVPGYDHVGVSRKIENFRERKRLKRIAYKIRPEGFGLIIRTAAAEKDEAVLKADLDNLLRTWEKIEKKAKKEKAPTLVYKEMGMVSSVIRDLFTQDVNRVVVDSRKLYREVIRYLKDVAPHLMPRVELYKGMKPIFDEFNIEKEIDKSLSRKVWLKSGGYIVVDQTEALVAIDVNSGKYVSRGEHEDSSLKINLEAVKEIAHQLRLRDLGGIIVIDFIDMHDERNKMKVYTELKKELRKHRSKTSVAPLSEFGLIEMTRERVRPSLLYDFLEPCPVCDGVGYVPSSPTVTAKIEQAIRRLRVQRKERRISLVVNPEMKKYLVNGLWNRSRKLMLKYMITIDVESSEGLHYGQFRIISKKTGEDITDELIGKNQNQSQ